From one Montipora capricornis isolate CH-2021 chromosome 10, ASM3666992v2, whole genome shotgun sequence genomic stretch:
- the LOC138021435 gene encoding uracil-DNA glycosylase-like has protein sequence MIQVIFIIVFLCFPLVIDSGMLFALQASGSQNQLGNCANVTQMGNCAMQTNASELGNSAAQTNVLTRLGDVASQTNSTPQLLEKITSQTNETQKGNFASQNITHLGNFASAMEVDNICETATFKRGENDGMTLEEFVYKFNCVPPQWASFWAKDSVKKAINEISRAIESDFSEDLNVQPPLYNVFRAFQVEPGKVRVVILGQDPTTQPDKATGLAFSLFPTEDPKSVPSVFNMLIELKLEGFDVSLTNGDLTPWVEQGVMLLNSALTIRIGVRNAAGSHVQIWKPFTDALIDHMNKDEGVPRAAWILWGEKAKTSCKSLARDKHGCRQGGHPSPRAGGKNSFIGGNYFKCANAFLQSIGQPPIVWDLKPREGAGPDMALCKDMPMPGQTSPVN, from the coding sequence GTATGCTCTTTGCTTTACAAGCCAGTGGTTCTCAGAATCAGTTAGGAAATTGCGCCAATGTCACCCAAATGGGAAACTGCGCCATGCAAACCAATGCCAGTGAATTGGGAAACTCTGCTGCACAAACCAATGTCCTGACTCGGTTGGGGGACGTCGCATCACAAACCAACAGCACTCCTCAGTTGTTGGAAAAAATTACTTCACAAACCAATGAAACTCAAAAAGGAAATTTTGCTTCGCAAAATATCACTCATTTAGGAAACTTTGCTTCGGCTATGGAGGTAGACAACATCTGTGAAACAGCAACATTCAAGAGGGGCGAAAATGACGGGATGACCCTAGAGGAGTTTGTGTACAAGTTCAATTGTGTACCACCTCAATGGGCTAGTTTCTGGGCCAAAGATAGCGTCAAGAAAGCTATAAATGAAATATCTCGTGCTATTGAAAGCGATTTTAGTGAAGACTTAAACGTTCAGCCTCCACTGTATAACGTGTTTAGAGCTTTTCAGGTGGAACCTGGTAAAGTAAGAGTGGTTATCCTTGGCCAAGATCCAACAACACAACCTGACAAGGCTACAGGCTTGGCGTTCAGTCTCTTCCCCACAGAAGATCCCAAAAGTGTACCAAGTGTTTTCAACATGCTGATAGAATTAAAATTGGAAGGTTTTGACGTGAGCCTGACAAACGGAGACCTTACGCCATGGGTAGAGCAGGGTGTTATGCTCTTAAATTCGGCTTTAACAATCCGAATTGGAGTTAGGAATGCTGCAGGATCTCACGTCCAAATATGGAAACCGTTTACAGATGCTCTTATAGACCACATGAACAAGGATGAAGGTGTGCCTAGAGCTGCTTGGATATTATGGGGAGAAAAGGCAAAGACATCCTGTAAAAGCCTTGCCAGAGATAAGCATGGTTGCAGACAAGGAGGTCATCCGTCGCCCCGTGCAGGAGGAAAGAATTCATTCATTGGTGGCAACTACTTTAAATGTGCCAATGCGTTCCTTCAAAGTATTGGTCAACCACCCATCGTCTGGGACCTCAAACCCCGCGAAGGAGCTGGTCCTGATATGGCACTATGTAAAGACATGCCAATGCCAGGTCAAACATCACCGGTTAACTAA